tttcctaacatccaacctaaatctagTCCTCcctaatttaaagccattgcccgTCATCCTGACTGTGGGTGTTTCACCTCAACATGTTCACTGTTCACGCCACAACTGTCACATATGTCTTGCTCACAAGGAGCTGTCCTCAGGCTGGACTAGAGGCCCAAGGACATGCTTTTCTGCTGCCCTCAGATACATAAAAGATTTATAGAAAGGCGTCAAGGGGGCAGAGAGTGGGGACTTTGCCAAGGAAGAACAAAGGGATAAAACTATCCTGAAAGAAAACTCTGTTTTCCCCACCAAAGTCAGCAACTCTGATGCTTTGTGGGCAAACCCTGCCCTTGTGTATTTCCATGCTTTATGTGGCTGATAGATAAGAGATGCTCTGCTGCCCTTCTCACTTCAGGTTTAATTTCACCCTGCATAATTCCCTTCAGTGATGTGAGGCACAGCAGAGTCAGTGAAAAAGAGGACAAGAAACATGCAGCCAGCTTTAAGTCAGTGGCCATTAGGAAGAGAGGTGTCCTACAGTGCCTCCAGTAGAAAAAAACTATCAAAACTCAACAGTAACctttggaaaattatttcaccTCTCAAACAAGGCCTAAAGCAGTTGAACTTCAGAGTTTGAACCTTTCCACAACATCAACCCTGAGTTACATCTTTATTCAGGTCACACTGCTGTCCCTTCTTGTGTTTGAACAGCACCAAATGCTCCCATGTGTTACAAAGCAAGGGCTCCTCAATCCATGAAGTTTGGCCGTTCCAGTAAAAAGGTGGACAGATGTGTAGCATCAAGTGAGGTACCTCTTGGTGACAGGTCTGTCACCTCCACCTCACCACAGGGACCAGGCAGAAGACACTCCCACCCCATCCAGTCACACTGAGACACCATTAGAGATGCTACAGCCCCAagagaggggctgctgggccCACGTggagccacctcctccccagcccttaCCCAGGGAGACACAGATGCCCCTCTTGGTGAGTTCCTGGATCACCTCACTGCTCCTCTTCATCTCTGGGGCCAGGGTGACAATTCTGACATGGTCCAGGGACCCATAAGTGGCAAGCAGGTCCTGGAAGGCACCTTCCTCAAAAGTGCGGAGGCAGTGCTCTGGGTGtgctcctttcttctccttgctGATGAATGGTCCTTCCAGGTGAGCCCCTGCCCGAACAGGAACACCAAGTCATGacctttcctctccccaccaAGAAACCTGCTGCATCTCCCCTGCTCCAGTCAAGCTGTGGCCACTCTCCTGCAGCAAAACACGTGGCTCAAGTAACTCTGAGCTCAGCACAGtcagagctgcagtgctgtcAACTGACCCAGCCAAGCTTCCCCACTTCCATCACCCCGTGGGGCCCAagcaggctggagcagggtgtGTGTGATggcaaaaaacacagcaaaggccagggacaggctgagggagacaGCAGGTCTGTGCCCACCTGCACAGCTCTCCCACTGAGagagctccagccctccctACAGTAGCTTCTTTCCCCTTAACAAGGAAAAAGACAACTGCCCTCCTAGAGCAGCACTGGAGAGGACAGCAAGGGACAAAATCACTCACCCAGGATACCTGCTCCATGGGCTCCACCATTTCTTATACTGATCTGAGGGAGAACCTAGAGAAAAGGGTTTGTCAGGCATGGCACCCCAGACACAGCACCCCAGTGTACTaaagcaaacccaaacctcaGGCCCACAGAGCTTTGTAGCTGGACCACTTGGGACCATCAGCCAAACACAGCTCGCCAAGAAAAAATGAGCTGCAAGCCCCATTGTGCAAAGCTGGCCCGGGAGACTGTCTCATGGTCTGAAGGTCAAGGGCAAGAAATCCAGGGGTACAGTCCAGCTCTTCATGCCCACAGCTTTTCCACCAAGTCCCAAGCCTTGGCCCTGTCACCTCCAGGTATCAACCCCAACCATTTATCACCCTGtaggggagagagggagaaagtcACTGACCTGGTGGTacagagatggaggagatgTCACCAGGGTGGGACAGAAGGAAGTCACTCCATGGGAGAGAATTTTCTGACTGACCAGGTCAATCCCTGATTTGAAGTCATCTGTAGCCAGGGAGAAGTCCACCCCGAAGCCTCCTGTGCCATGAACAAAACAGAGATGAAATCAGTGGATGTTTTCCCACtcaaaaacactgaagaaacattttgtgTGACTGGAGTGAGCCATTCCATTTGTACAGCACTGACCAGAAGGAAATGGCTCCACCAGCACTTCCCCTGTCCCACATCCATGAGGCTCCACAAGTACAAATCCAACCAATGCTGTCCGGAAGTGCTTttttcccacagcatcccagcaTTTTGCAAGCATcaactttttcttctgatgCTGGGCAAAATCCAAGGATTCCCCACTGAAGTGGGAACATAAACTACCCTTGGCTCTCAGGAAAGAGCTATTGCATTTAAATGCTATTGAATTTCTAGAAAAACCCTGGAAAGGGTAGGGCAGACATCCTGCCAGCACCGGGGCAGCATAAAATGATGATAAAAATGAGGTTAGGAGGAAAGCTGTGGTGAAAACCCCACTGAGCCAAAGGGGATCAACTACGTGATGGCAGCAAGCACAGGCAAAGTTGATCTTTATCCTTAGGTGGGTGACACATCCCCCTTGAGCAGCTGAGAGGCACTTGGTCACGGGCAGTACAGGCAGCAGGGGGGACAGACAGACCCAGGGATCTCCCACCCCACTCTACCATTGATCTGGACATCAATGAAGCCCGGGGCGATGATGCTGTCCTTGCAGTCCAGCTGGATGTCAGCAGAGCCCTTCTCGTCGAAGAAGAGTTTCTCCGGGTTGAGTATCTTCCCCTCTCGCACCCACAGGTCCTCCCTGGAGGGACAGTGGCACaaacacacagctcctgctcccgTGACAGCCGTGGAGGAGCACACAGGAGCAGGTGGCcatccatggggcaggggtggccttcGAGGGAGCAGAACCCTCCCCGGCACCCTCTGCCACGGGCTCTACAAAGCCTGCTcgggcagagctgctcctccagcgGGAAAACAACCGGCAGCCGCCTCCCTGCGCGGCCTCGGGGCTTTACACACCCGACAGACACGGGCTCTTCGTGGGTGGCGATGGCCGAGGGGCCCCGGGGCTGGCAGAGGAGGCAAAATGGAAGCTGAGGGGGGCAAAGAGGGGCCCGGGCGCCCACCCGCATCgtcttcttcagaaaaaaccGTCACAGGAGAGCTGTCCCctgggggacacggggacgGGACACGGGGACAGCCCCCGGGGCACTCCCGGTTCCAGGGCGGCTCCGCAGCCCGGCCGTGAGCCCCGGCACCCCCCGGCACGCCCGGCAGCCCTCACCTCTGGAGCTGATGGCTCCTCAGGATGCGGCAGTTGGTGAATTGGACGATGGGCGCGTCCGAGACGGATTTGTTGGACGGCATCGCGGGAGCCGCCGGGAACGGGAGAACCCCCGGGGGAGCGGGGTCAGGGGCGCGGGGCGGGCAGCGGGGCCGGGGGAGCGTGGCAAGGCCGCGGCTGTGGTGAAAGCAGCAGGTGAGGGGCGGAAGGTGCCCGCCTCCCCCGGGGCTGCGGGCTGGCGCCGGGAGGCACAGGCCCTACCGGGGGACGCGCTGAGAACCCGGTGTAGCCCCTCCTAAGCCCCTCCGGCTCCGCGGAGCAGCCGGTGCGGCACAGCCGGTACCGGGACCGTGGAGCCCGGCACAGGCGGTACCGGGACCGTGGAGCCCGGCACAGCCGGTACCGGAACGCTGGGGCCCGGTACCGCCGGTACCGTGACTGCGGGAGGAGCGGGTCCGGGGCGGGGCGCGCCGGGTCCCGGTCACGTGACGCGCTCAGCTGACGCACCGGGGGTTCCCTCGCACGTgaccacccccctcccctcagccgCCATCACGGGAAGGGCGCCGCCATCTTGAGGAGGTCGCGGCTCGGCAGGGCCGGGCTGGTTCGGTTCGGCTGCCGGTGTGAGAGAGCGGGCAGGCCCCGCAGCACCCCCAGGCACAGCCGTGCTGTGAAAGGCCGTGGTGAAAGCCTCCACAGCGGCCTTTGGGTCTCCAGGCGGCCCACGCGGCTGCTGGGCCCATGTCCTGGCATTGTCACCGGTGTGGCGTCAGAGGCCGTCACGGGGATGACACCGCGGGGATGGCAACAGAGAGATTCCTGCCCGGGAAGCCGAGGAGGCTGCTGTGCCCATCCTGCACTGCCTGGGCCTGCTGCCCCTCCTCCTGGCAAAGAGTGCTTCAGGGGATTCACTCTCTGGGTCTGGTTTAATCACTCTGAGCATTAAATAGAAATCAGTAACATTCCCTGTTGGAGCCTCTGAGGCACTGGCAGCAGCGTACCCTGGTGTTTCACCACCATGTGTGGTGTGGAGTTAATGAAATGCTCTTAATCACAGAATGGAATAGTTTGGGtgtgaagggaccttaaagttcatccagTCCCAACTCTGCCaagcccagggacacctcccaccagcccaggttgctccaagccccatccaacctgggctgagacactgccagggatggggcagccacagcttctctgggaaacctgggccaggggctcagcaccctcacaccaaacaatttcttcctcagatctcatctcaatctcccctctgccagtttaaagccatttctcAGCAGCCTGAGAGGGACAGAGGAATCTTGTTCTGTGCTCTACAGCCAAACCCCTCCAGCAGACCATGCCACCAGGGGTCCTTAggtctgcagcctctgtggACAGAAAGGGAACCACCTCCAGCCTCTCAAACGTTGTGTGAGCACTACACTTTGTTCAAAGCAAAGCCAACATCCAAGCATTTACTGCTGCACATCAGCCTGAAGAACTTCCCCCACTCCCACTCGGGTGTTTATCCCACTCAGTGGCCCACGGAGGGATCTCAGAGAGAGCTGAGTGTCTCATCAGGGGCTGTGTCTCAGCAGGGCCTGGGGGGAGCTCTGCTGGTGAAtcacagcaagaaaagagaaaggagggggaaaggaatTGTGCGTGGATGTAACATCCCCCTCTGGccagaaactgaattttcatgAGGTTTTGTTCTGTACTCATCATTCCATGATGTCAGTGCTTGTCCACACCGTGAGCTGCCTCTTACTGTCAGCAGGATGCCAGGAGAGGCCCCTGAAGAGGAGAGCTGGAACGCTGCAAGCTGGGGCCAGGGAAAGTCCCTGCAGCCCTGTTTTGGGAATCCGAGGCTAGGAATGGCTTCAGGCAGGTTTTCCTCATCCCAGCTGAAATTCCCCACACCTGGGGAACCCAGCAGCATCCCGGTGGGAATGATTTGTGGCTTCTGTACAGGTGAAGATGTGGAGACTCCAAAACAGGAAGATCAGAATCCTAAAAGTGGATCTCAGGCTTGCTTCCTTGAGCCGATGACTCTGTGAGGAGGGAAGAACTCTTGCAAGCTGCTAAACCAAATTCAGATGTCAGAAGGCATATCCAGCACCCAAACTGCCTGTGGCCAGGAGAGGGCACT
The sequence above is a segment of the Heliangelus exortis chromosome 17, bHelExo1.hap1, whole genome shotgun sequence genome. Coding sequences within it:
- the AMDHD2 gene encoding N-acetylglucosamine-6-phosphate deacetylase; its protein translation is MPSNKSVSDAPIVQFTNCRILRSHQLQREDLWVREGKILNPEKLFFDEKGSADIQLDCKDSIIAPGFIDVQINGGFGVDFSLATDDFKSGIDLVSQKILSHGVTSFCPTLVTSPPSLYHQVLPQISIRNGGAHGAGILGAHLEGPFISKEKKGAHPEHCLRTFEEGAFQDLLATYGSLDHVRIVTLAPEMKRSSEVIQELTKRGICVSLGHSVANLSQAEEAVQHGATFITHLFNAMLPFHHRDPGIVGLLTSDKIPAGRRVFYGMISDGIHTNPAALRIAHRAHPKGLVLVTDAIAGLGLAPGRHTLGQQVVEIDGLNTYIAGTKTLSGSVATMDTCVRHFQEATGCSVEAALEAASLHPAQLLGIEHKKGTLNYDTDADFLMLNDALYVQATYIAGEQVWRQDALGM